A window of Chloracidobacterium sp. N contains these coding sequences:
- the bshC gene encoding bacillithiol biosynthesis cysteine-adding enzyme BshC → MPLPSTLASVLTLAPTRLAGYPPEHRQHLTSALQAQNLRWQAPTATLSHIARLEKSETVAVVSGQQAGFLGGPALTVWKILTTIHLAQALETQGYPAVPVFWIASEDNDFEEVRHTTILDANGSPLTLTYPTRPPGQPSVGAILLDGQVEATLQQLEAALPRTEFTADLCQKLEATHAPGSPWCDAFARWLHHLFAPFGVILVDPRDEHLRRLTQPVMETVIHQTPELIARLVQQAQQYVSNGRQPQVKVSPTSTPLFLEVDGNRTPLLQDGNRFRLKSAPEKTYTTLDLVHILRQEPLRLTPNALLRPVIQDVLFPTVAQVVGPAEMQYLSQSQLIYDHLGIHAPARWARASVTLLESRHAKTLDKLGLTPASVLLGTQELARQAMTKLADTKTLDCFREVKATFEAELDRLKQSLHESDPSLAEALERGREKIFYQLNGLEQRFLTNQAQRHATLLRQIERATAALAPFGKPQERVLNILSFLVKYGPQLVTHSYHQLDFSTSDHQWLSPVPAGRDKSEAAGPAPR, encoded by the coding sequence ATGCCACTTCCCTCGACGCTTGCCTCCGTACTCACCCTTGCCCCCACCCGCCTGGCTGGCTATCCGCCGGAACACCGGCAACACCTCACCTCAGCACTCCAGGCACAAAATCTCCGCTGGCAGGCCCCCACCGCCACCCTGTCCCACATTGCACGCCTCGAGAAATCGGAAACGGTGGCTGTCGTAAGCGGACAGCAAGCCGGGTTTCTCGGCGGACCGGCCCTGACCGTGTGGAAAATCCTCACGACGATTCATCTGGCCCAGGCGCTCGAAACCCAGGGCTACCCGGCCGTGCCGGTCTTCTGGATCGCTTCCGAAGACAACGATTTTGAAGAAGTCCGGCACACCACCATTCTCGACGCCAATGGAAGTCCGCTCACCCTGACCTATCCAACACGTCCGCCCGGACAGCCATCTGTCGGTGCCATCCTCCTCGATGGCCAGGTCGAAGCCACGCTCCAGCAACTGGAAGCCGCCCTGCCCCGTACGGAATTCACGGCTGACCTGTGCCAGAAACTGGAGGCGACCCATGCTCCGGGGAGCCCCTGGTGTGACGCCTTTGCCCGCTGGCTTCACCACCTCTTCGCGCCGTTTGGCGTCATTCTGGTTGACCCGCGCGACGAACACCTGCGCCGGCTGACACAACCCGTGATGGAGACGGTCATCCACCAGACTCCAGAACTGATTGCCCGGCTCGTGCAGCAGGCGCAGCAGTACGTATCCAACGGGCGACAGCCACAGGTCAAAGTCAGCCCGACCTCGACGCCACTGTTTCTCGAAGTGGATGGCAATCGCACCCCCCTGCTTCAGGATGGAAACCGCTTCCGGCTCAAATCAGCGCCGGAAAAGACCTACACCACACTGGATTTGGTCCACATCCTCCGCCAGGAACCACTGCGCCTGACGCCCAACGCACTCCTGCGTCCGGTCATTCAGGACGTTCTGTTCCCGACCGTGGCCCAGGTCGTCGGACCAGCCGAAATGCAGTACCTGAGTCAATCCCAGCTCATCTACGACCACCTGGGAATTCACGCGCCGGCCCGTTGGGCGCGCGCCAGTGTGACGCTGCTTGAAAGTCGCCATGCGAAGACGCTCGATAAACTTGGCCTCACGCCAGCATCCGTTTTGCTTGGGACACAGGAACTCGCCCGCCAGGCGATGACAAAACTTGCTGATACCAAAACACTTGACTGCTTCCGGGAAGTGAAAGCGACGTTTGAGGCAGAACTCGACCGCCTCAAACAGTCCCTGCACGAAAGTGACCCGTCCCTGGCCGAAGCACTTGAACGCGGGCGGGAAAAAATCTTTTACCAGCTCAACGGCCTCGAACAACGCTTTCTGACCAACCAGGCCCAGCGCCACGCCACGCTGCTACGCCAGATCGAGCGGGCCACGGCTGCCCTTGCCCCCTTTGGCAAACCCCAGGAACGAGTCCTCAACATTCTGAGTTTTCTCGTCAAATACGGGCCGCAGCTTGTGACGCACAGCTACCACCAGCTTGATTTCAGTACGTCTGACCACCAGTGGCTTTCACCGGTTCCGGCCGGGCGCGATAAATCCGAAGCAGCGGGTCCTGCCCCCCGGTGA